The Lutibacter sp. Hel_I_33_5 genome has a window encoding:
- a CDS encoding DUF389 domain-containing protein yields the protein MEEQQNKEETASKSKQEIKNEAKGLFVSVKKYLTELLDFRHDTDHEATIEAIKADVPFKGATAWILIFAVFVASVGLNANSTAVVIGAMLISPLMGPILGIGSAFAINDIDIFKKSAVSLATMIVLSLLASFVYFYFFPGGGEDTSELLGRTKPDIRDVLIAFFGGLALMVARTKKGTVASVIFGVAIATALMPPLCTAGFGLAKGFSGEMIGFNYALGAMFLFTINTIFIALATFIVLKLLSFPMHKYANAAKRKRYATIATIVGIAVMIPAVYTFINALDESRMQAQFKNYVKNEIDAIPNYQLIDENLDIDNKIISLNFFNEVTEAEENILQNKLVSDPRYSNLSEVKIQVKGSDTKSYNLITTAYNEKRQELQESKNVIDGLHKQIEGLQETISSLNKRIEKDALNKNEKFVAFSRIAKDAKIRYSDIQEIGFASVLSSKDFIKIDTIPQAIIKWNRSLPDSIISPKERELRTWLQSEMKLDTLFIKRGN from the coding sequence ATGGAAGAGCAACAAAATAAAGAAGAAACTGCATCAAAATCTAAGCAAGAAATTAAAAATGAAGCTAAAGGGTTATTTGTTAGTGTAAAAAAGTATTTAACCGAGCTTTTAGACTTTCGTCACGATACAGATCATGAAGCAACTATAGAAGCTATAAAAGCAGATGTTCCTTTTAAAGGAGCAACAGCATGGATTCTTATTTTTGCTGTTTTTGTGGCTTCTGTCGGGTTAAATGCAAATTCTACAGCTGTTGTAATTGGAGCGATGTTAATATCTCCGTTGATGGGCCCAATCTTAGGAATTGGTAGTGCTTTTGCTATTAATGATATCGATATTTTTAAAAAATCGGCAGTAAGTTTAGCAACGATGATTGTGCTAAGTTTATTAGCATCATTTGTATACTTTTATTTTTTTCCTGGTGGAGGAGAAGATACTTCAGAATTATTAGGAAGAACAAAACCAGATATTAGAGATGTATTAATTGCGTTTTTTGGAGGTTTAGCATTAATGGTTGCTAGAACTAAAAAAGGTACGGTAGCGTCAGTAATATTTGGTGTAGCAATTGCTACCGCTTTAATGCCGCCATTATGTACAGCAGGTTTTGGGCTGGCAAAAGGTTTTTCTGGTGAAATGATAGGGTTTAACTATGCGTTAGGCGCTATGTTTTTGTTTACTATTAATACTATTTTTATTGCCCTAGCTACTTTTATTGTATTAAAATTATTGAGTTTTCCAATGCATAAATATGCCAATGCAGCTAAAAGAAAACGATATGCTACAATTGCTACCATTGTAGGAATTGCAGTAATGATACCTGCGGTGTACACTTTTATTAATGCTTTGGATGAAAGTAGAATGCAAGCTCAGTTTAAAAATTATGTTAAGAATGAAATTGATGCAATTCCTAATTATCAATTAATTGATGAGAATTTAGATATTGATAATAAAATAATTAGCCTAAACTTTTTTAATGAAGTTACCGAAGCTGAAGAAAATATTTTGCAAAATAAATTAGTGAGTGATCCTCGATATTCAAATTTAAGTGAAGTTAAAATTCAAGTAAAGGGTAGTGATACAAAAAGCTACAATTTAATTACAACTGCTTATAATGAAAAGCGTCAAGAGTTACAAGAAAGTAAAAATGTAATAGATGGTTTACATAAACAAATTGAAGGTTTGCAGGAAACGATTTCATCTTTAAATAAGCGTATTGAAAAAGATGCTTTAAATAAGAATGAGAAGTTTGTAGCTTTTAGTAGAATAGCAAAAGATGCAAAAATACGCTATAGTGACATTCAAGAAATTGGTTTTGCGAGTGTATTGTCTTCTAAAGATTTTATAAAGATTGATACGATTCCACAAGCAATTATAAAATGGAATAGAAGTTTGCCAGATAGTATCATTTCTCCAAAAGAAAGAGAATTAAGGACATGGTTACAATCGGAAATGAAATTAGATACGCTCTTTATTAAGAGAGGTAATTAA
- a CDS encoding mannose-1-phosphate guanylyltransferase yields MKNNYYAVIMAGGVGSRFWPMSTSNFPKQFHDMLGAGQSLIQRTFERINDLVPSENILIATNKRYEDLVLEQLSKTTKNQLLLEPAMRNTAPCILYAALKIYNQNPDGVMLVAPSDHWIDDEAEFTRNIETSYKACSKSDILMTLGIQPDSPNTGYGYIQFNKDETEIKKVKNFTEKPNLETAKEFISSGDYLWNAGIFVWSVKSIIKAFKNSLPEMIDILDDENNVYNSDFEDDFINTNYAKCENISIDFGIMEKAENVHVLPVDFGWNDLGTWGSLYNKLEKDSEENATVGGQTIFRDANGNMIRTQNGKKVVIQGLKDYIVVEKDDVLLICPKKDEQDIKQITSEVRGTFGEDFV; encoded by the coding sequence ATGAAAAATAACTATTACGCAGTAATAATGGCTGGTGGAGTTGGATCAAGATTTTGGCCAATGAGTACGTCAAACTTTCCCAAGCAATTTCATGATATGTTAGGAGCTGGTCAATCTTTAATTCAAAGAACATTTGAAAGAATTAATGATTTAGTTCCTTCAGAAAATATATTAATTGCAACAAACAAACGCTACGAAGATTTAGTGTTAGAACAACTTTCTAAGACAACAAAAAATCAATTATTATTAGAGCCTGCAATGCGTAATACTGCACCTTGTATTTTATATGCTGCTTTAAAAATATACAATCAAAATCCAGATGGCGTAATGCTTGTTGCACCTTCTGATCATTGGATTGATGACGAAGCGGAGTTTACAAGAAATATAGAAACATCTTATAAAGCATGTTCTAAGAGTGACATTTTAATGACCTTAGGGATTCAGCCAGATTCTCCTAATACAGGTTATGGATATATTCAATTTAATAAAGACGAAACTGAAATTAAAAAAGTAAAAAACTTTACTGAAAAACCTAATTTAGAAACTGCAAAAGAGTTTATTTCTAGTGGTGATTATTTATGGAATGCAGGGATTTTTGTTTGGTCTGTAAAAAGTATTATCAAAGCTTTTAAGAATTCGTTACCTGAAATGATTGATATTTTAGATGACGAAAATAATGTCTATAATTCTGACTTTGAAGACGATTTTATCAATACAAATTATGCAAAATGCGAAAACATTTCTATTGACTTTGGTATTATGGAAAAAGCAGAAAACGTACATGTTTTACCCGTTGATTTTGGTTGGAATGATTTAGGTACTTGGGGCTCTTTATACAATAAACTTGAAAAAGATTCTGAAGAAAATGCTACTGTTGGTGGTCAAACAATTTTTAGAGACGCCAACGGAAATATGATACGAACACAAAACGGCAAGAAAGTTGTTATTCAAGGACTGAAAGATTATATCGTAGTAGAAAAAGATGATGTTCTTTTAATCTGTCCTAAAAAAGATGAACAAGACATCAAACAAATAACTTCTGAAGTTAGAGGTACTTTTGGAGAAGATTTTGTTTAA
- a CDS encoding ABC transporter ATP-binding protein, which yields MIEVANLHKGFGDVQVLKGISTTFHPGKTSLIIGQSGSGKTVFLKSLIGLHTPESGTISFDGRINTEFSIEDKRLWRQEIGMVFQGSALFDSQTVEENVMFPLKMFTKLPVNEMIERVNAVLKRVNLENSNAKFPAELSGGMQKRVAIARAIVMKPKYLFCDEPNSGLDPQTAIVIDNLIQEITDEYKITTVINTHDMNSVMEIGEKIVFLRNGVKAWEGSNKEIFKTDNEAVVNFVYSSNLFKKVREAYLNETK from the coding sequence ATGATAGAAGTAGCTAACTTACATAAAGGTTTTGGTGATGTGCAGGTTTTAAAAGGGATCTCTACCACATTTCATCCTGGAAAAACTAGTTTAATTATTGGGCAAAGTGGTTCAGGTAAAACGGTTTTTTTAAAATCATTAATTGGATTACATACTCCAGAATCTGGAACAATTTCTTTTGATGGTAGAATAAATACGGAGTTTTCTATTGAAGATAAAAGACTATGGAGACAAGAAATAGGTATGGTTTTTCAAGGTTCTGCATTATTTGATTCGCAAACCGTAGAAGAAAATGTAATGTTTCCCTTAAAGATGTTTACAAAGCTGCCTGTAAATGAAATGATAGAACGTGTAAATGCCGTTCTAAAACGTGTTAATCTTGAAAATTCTAACGCAAAATTTCCAGCAGAACTTTCTGGAGGAATGCAAAAGCGTGTTGCTATTGCAAGGGCTATTGTAATGAAGCCAAAATATTTGTTTTGTGATGAGCCAAATTCAGGGCTAGATCCGCAAACAGCTATTGTAATCGATAATTTAATTCAAGAAATTACCGATGAGTATAAAATTACAACCGTAATTAATACACATGATATGAATTCTGTAATGGAAATTGGAGAAAAAATTGTTTTTTTAAGAAATGGTGTAAAAGCATGGGAAGGATCCAATAAAGAGATATTTAAAACTGATAATGAAGCAGTTGTAAACTTTGTGTATTCATCTAATTTATTTAAAAAAGTAAGAGAAGCATATTTAAATGAAACAAAATAA
- a CDS encoding ABC transporter permease, with product MNYLEHIGKYFMMLRQVFKRPQRGRVFYEAVMREIDELGIKSLGIIMFISFFIGGVIALQTALNIDSPFIPKYLIGFATKRSIILEFAPTFCSIILAGKVGSYITSSIGAMRVTEQIDALEVMGINSLNHLVMPKIIATLFFYPFLIVLAMFLGILGGYLAGFTSGIFSFVDYIYGVQLQFDPFLVKYALIKTLIFAFLIATVPSYHGYYVKGGSIAVGKASTQSVVWTIILIVIMNYILTQLLLT from the coding sequence ATGAATTACCTAGAACATATTGGTAAGTATTTTATGATGCTGCGTCAGGTTTTTAAAAGACCGCAACGTGGTAGAGTATTTTATGAAGCAGTAATGAGGGAGATTGATGAATTGGGTATAAAATCGTTAGGTATTATTATGTTCATTTCCTTCTTTATTGGAGGTGTAATTGCTCTGCAAACGGCTTTAAATATTGATAGCCCGTTTATTCCAAAATATTTGATAGGTTTTGCAACAAAAAGATCGATAATTTTAGAGTTTGCGCCTACTTTTTGTTCTATTATTTTAGCAGGTAAAGTAGGTTCTTATATTACATCAAGTATTGGTGCTATGCGTGTTACAGAACAAATTGATGCCTTAGAAGTGATGGGGATAAATTCCTTAAATCATTTAGTAATGCCAAAAATTATTGCGACTCTTTTTTTCTATCCTTTTTTAATAGTTTTGGCGATGTTTCTAGGGATTCTAGGAGGATATTTAGCAGGTTTTACATCGGGTATCTTTTCTTTTGTAGATTATATTTATGGAGTACAATTACAGTTTGATCCTTTTTTAGTGAAATACGCATTAATTAAAACCTTAATTTTTGCTTTCTTAATTGCAACCGTTCCTTCTTATCATGGATATTATGTTAAAGGAGGTTCAATTGCAGTTGGTAAAGCAAGTACACAATCTGTGGTTTGGACCATTATTTTAATAGTGATTATGAATTATATTTTAACTCAATTATTACTAACATAA